The Centroberyx gerrardi isolate f3 chromosome 12, fCenGer3.hap1.cur.20231027, whole genome shotgun sequence genome has a window encoding:
- the znf384b gene encoding zinc finger protein 384b isoform X4, producing MMEDSHFNSSYFWSPVPTVQGQLENAMFLNKMKEQQDKNVSFAPSSASHYQTAVLTIPGTKPEGGGQPGGGGHLHPPHSTQNITVVPVPSTGIMTAAGLVITTPQGTLVSPTSSQSFVSGHPTTTMIVSALHAPNAEKKEGDGMSHVVVMPTPSKRGRKKKTTLPRVGPVGGHTLSAGNETLILAHLTASGQHHVGDPYDLSNEDEDQGAKDGTKTYRNHTESKPHKCPHCTKSFANSSYLAQHIRIHTGVKPYTCSYCQKCFRQLSHLQQHNRIHTGDRPYKCVHPGCEKSFTQLSNLQSHRRQHNKDKPYKCSNCNKGYTDAASLEVHLSTHTVKHAKLYSCGLCNRTYTSETYLVKHMQKHNPDQLTASAVAAAQQAQQNQSQGQGGAQSRVDSADGGSGRPGGAGNGGQQGQSQGSYPQTESISCPFDLHQYKTVSASDIQYKPVSVADITTHKDLCLTVATSTIQVEHLNS from the exons ATGATGGAAGACTCTCATTTCAATTCCTCGTATTTCTGGTCTCCTGTTCCCACTGTGCAAGGACAG CTTGAGAATGCCATGTTCCTGAACAAGATGAAAGAGCAACAGGACAAGAATGTGTCCTTCGCTCCTTCCTCCGCCTCGCACTACCAAACAGCTGTGCTCACCATCCCCGGTACCAAGCCGGAGGGGGGAGGGCAGCCTGGGGGCGGAGGACACCTGCACCCTCCACACAGCACCCAGAACATCACGGTGGTCCCCGTCCCCTCCACAGGCATCATGACAGCAG cGGGTCTGGTCATCACAACTCCTCAGGGTACACTAgtctctcccacctcctctcaGTCCTTTGTCTCTGGTCATCCAACAACAACCATGATTGTTTCAGCACTCCATGCTCCAAAtgcag aaaaaaaagaaggggaTGGGATGTCCCATGTGGTCGTCATGCCAACACCCTCcaaaagaggcagaaagaagAAGACGACACTGCCTAGGGTGGGTCCTGTGGGCGGACACACGCTTTCAGCAGGAAATGAAACCCTAATACTGGCTCACCTGACAGCCAGCGGCCAG CATCATGTTGGAGACCCATATGACCTATCAAATGAAGACGAAGACCAAGGAGCGAAAGATGGCACCAAGACGTACAG GAACCACACTGAGTCAAAGCCCCACAAGTGTCCCCATTGTACCAAGTCGTTTGCCAATTCCAGCTACCTGGCCCAGCATATCCGCATCCACACGGGAGTGAAACCGTACACCTGCTCCTACTGCCAAAAGTGCTTCAGACAGCTCAGTCACCTTCAGCAGCACAACAG gATTCACACCGGAGACAGGCCATACAAGTGTGTCCATCCAGGCTGTGAGAAATCCTTCACGCAACTCTCAAACCTACAG TCCCACCGGCGTCAACACAACAAGGACAAGCCGTACAAGTGCTCCAACTGCAATAAAGGATACACAGACGCAGCAAGCCTGGAGGTGcacctgtccacacacacagtcaaacacgcCAAGCTCTACTCATGTGGTCTCTGCAACCGCACTTACACCTCG GAGACGTATCTGGTGaaacacatgcagaaacacaaccCAGATCAGCTGACGGCATCAGCGGTAGCGGCGGCGCAGCAGGCCCAACAGAACCAAAGCCAGGGCCAGGGTGGAGCTCAGAGCCGAGTAGACAGCGCAGACGGCGGGTCGGGTCGGCCCGGAGGAGCCGGGAACGGAGGACAGCAGGGACAGAGCCAGGGCAGCTACCCCCAGACAGAGAGCATCTCCTGTCCATTCGACCTGCACCAGTATAAGACAGTGTCTGCCAGTGACATCCAGTACAAACCAGTCAGCGTGGCTGACATAACGACCCACAAGGACCTTTGTCTCACTGTGGCAACATCCACCATTCAAGTGGAGCACCTCAACTCTTAG
- the gnl1 gene encoding guanine nucleotide-binding protein-like 1 has product MPRKKPFSNKQKKKQLQVKRERKRGDTGSGPSSRNASVERGGERQSDTSDSETTDIIRRINQQPFSREGRHDPNRFRLHFEKENKEEVEKRKKIAREKVLQPVSDKELEIDISDIYPTEKGLGFPRRPSWNYEMTREELLRKEEKSYREYLDDLHSRNPPGSLSHFEHNLETWRQLWRVLEMSDVILLIVDIRHPVLQFPPALYHYITGDLQKQVVLVLNKADLCPPPLVIAWKHYLASQFPHLQTVCFTSHPGQPYSTVLQKKRMRRKAGWSQAGGPIDILKACQEITAGKVDLASWEQKIKRDAVAERPDGERPEEGAESVLVEHHSDAAMEMSSPSQELYKDGVLTLGCIGFPNVGKSSVINSLVGRKVVSVSRTPGHTKYFQTYYLTPTVKLCDCPGLVFPSRVNKQLQILAGIYPVSQLQEPYSSVGYLCERTLFLSVLKLKHPSLLELPPHLEHQGSEELSWTAWDVCEAWAERRGYKTAKAARNDVYRAANSLLRLAIDGRLCLCLRPTGYSCLRGHWENHPDLPEIMALQGRTEDDGAGERDEEEDGESSTEPEEERDRDADDDEDRDGDDEDEGFGHPKRKDEMPSGLTVNMYNVLRENECE; this is encoded by the exons ATGCCTCGGAAAAAGCCATTCagcaacaaacagaagaagaaacagctaCAAGTCAAacgggaaagaaagagag GTGACACAGGTTCGGGGCCCAGCAGTCGCAATGCCAGTgtggagcgaggaggagagaggcagtcGGATACCTCAGACAGTGAGACCACTGATATTATTAGGAGAATAAACCAGCAGCCCTTCAGTAGAGAGGGCAGACATGATCCCAACAG gttCAGACTGCACTTCgagaaagagaataaagaggaggtggagaagaggaagaagattgCCAGAGAGAAGGTTCTGCAGCCAGTGTCAGACAAAGAACTTGAGATTGACATCAGTGACATCTACCCCACAGAGAAAG GTCTTGGTTTCCCACGACGACCGTCCTGGAATTATGAGATGACACGGGAGGAACTgctgaggaaagaggagaagtcATACAGAGAGTACTTGGATGACCTGCACTCCAGAAACCCACCCGGCTCTCTTAGCCACTTTGAGCACAATCTGGAG ACATGGAGGCAGTTGTGGAGAGTGTTAGAGATGTCTGATGTTATCCTGCTCATCGTGGACATCAGGCACCCG GTGCTGCAGTTCCCCCCAGCCTTGTACCACTACATCACAGGGGATCTGCAGAAGCAGGTGGTCCTGGTGTTGAACAAAGCCGACCTGTGTCCCCCTCCACTAGTGATCGCTTGGAAACACTACCTGGCCTCCCAGTTCCCCCACCTCCAAACTGTCTGCTTCACCTCCCACCCTGGACAACCCTACAGCACAG TGctccagaagaagaggatgaggaggaaggcagGCTGGAGCCAAGCTGGAGGTCCTATAGATATCCTGAAGGCCTGTCAGGAGATCACCGCTGGAAAAG TTGACCTGGCCAGCTGGGAGCAGAAGATCAAGAGAGATGCTGTTGCCGAGCGACCAGATGGGGAGCGGCCAGAAGAGGGGGCGGAGTCGGTGCTGGTGGAGCACCATAGTGATGCCGCTATGGAGATGAGCAGCCCATCCCAGGAGCTCTACAAAGACGGGGTTCTCACATTGGGCTGCATAG GCTTCCCAAATGTTGGTAAGTCATCTGTTATAAACAGCCTGGTGGGGAGGAAAGTGGTAAGCGTGTCTCGAACCCCAGGCCACACCAAATACTTCCAGACGTACTACCTCACCCCCACGGTCAAACTGTGCGACTGCCCTGGACTGGTCTTCCCCTCCCGTGTCAATAAACAGCTAcag ATTCTGGCAGGCATCTACCCAGTGTCTCAGCTGCAGGAGCCCTACAGCTCGGTTGGTTATCTGTGCGAGCGGACCCTCTTCCTATCTGTGCTAAAGCTCAAACATCCCAGCTTGCTGGAGCTCCCGCCCCACCTAGAACACCAAGGGTCTGAAGAGCTCAGCTGGACCGCCTGGGATGTGTGTGAGG cctgggcagagaggagaggctaTAAGACAGCAAAGGCGGCTCGTAACGATGTGTACCGTGCAGCTAACAGTCTCCTGCGGTTGGCCATTGATGGCAGACTGTGCCTCTGCCTCAGACCAACTGGCTACAGCTGCCTGAGAG GGCATTGGGAAAATCACCCAGACTTGCCGGAGATTATGGCTCTGCAAGGAAGGACAGAAGACGATggggcaggagagagggacgaggaggaggatggagagtcCAGCACCGAGccggaggaagagagagacagggacgcAGATGACGACGAGGACAGAGATGGGGATGATGAAGACGAGGGGTTTGGACACCCAAAAAGGAAGGATGAAATGCCGTCTGGCCTCACTGTCAACATGTACAATGTCCTCCGAGAAAACGAGTGCGAGTGA
- the znf384b gene encoding zinc finger protein 384b isoform X2, whose amino-acid sequence MMEDSHFNSSYFWSPVPTVQGQLENAMFLNKMKEQQDKNVSFAPSSASHYQTAVLTIPGTKPEGGGQPGGGGHLHPPHSTQNITVVPVPSTGIMTAAGLVITTPQGTLVSPTSSQSFVSGHPTTTMIVSALHAPNAEKKEGDGMSHVVVMPTPSKRGRKKKTTLPRVGPVGGHTLSAGNETLILAHLTASGQHHVGDPYDLSNEDEDQGAKDGTKTYRCRMCAATFFSKSDMQIHSKSHTEAKPHKCPHCAKSFANSSYLAQHIRIHSGAKPYTCSYCQKSFRQLSHLQQHTRNHTESKPHKCPHCTKSFANSSYLAQHIRIHTGVKPYTCSYCQKCFRQLSHLQQHNRIHTGDRPYKCVHPGCEKSFTQLSNLQSHRRQHNKDKPYKCSNCNKGYTDAASLEVHLSTHTVKHAKLYSCGLCNRTYTSETYLVKHMQKHNPDQLTASAVAAAQQAQQNQSQGQGGAQSRVDSADGGSGRPGGAGNGGQQGQSQGSYPQTESISCPFDLHQYKTVSASDIQYKPVSVADITTHKDLCLTVATSTIQVEHLNS is encoded by the exons ATGATGGAAGACTCTCATTTCAATTCCTCGTATTTCTGGTCTCCTGTTCCCACTGTGCAAGGACAG CTTGAGAATGCCATGTTCCTGAACAAGATGAAAGAGCAACAGGACAAGAATGTGTCCTTCGCTCCTTCCTCCGCCTCGCACTACCAAACAGCTGTGCTCACCATCCCCGGTACCAAGCCGGAGGGGGGAGGGCAGCCTGGGGGCGGAGGACACCTGCACCCTCCACACAGCACCCAGAACATCACGGTGGTCCCCGTCCCCTCCACAGGCATCATGACAGCAG cGGGTCTGGTCATCACAACTCCTCAGGGTACACTAgtctctcccacctcctctcaGTCCTTTGTCTCTGGTCATCCAACAACAACCATGATTGTTTCAGCACTCCATGCTCCAAAtgcag aaaaaaaagaaggggaTGGGATGTCCCATGTGGTCGTCATGCCAACACCCTCcaaaagaggcagaaagaagAAGACGACACTGCCTAGGGTGGGTCCTGTGGGCGGACACACGCTTTCAGCAGGAAATGAAACCCTAATACTGGCTCACCTGACAGCCAGCGGCCAG CATCATGTTGGAGACCCATATGACCTATCAAATGAAGACGAAGACCAAGGAGCGAAAGATGGCACCAAGACGTACAG GTGCCGGATGTGTGCGGCGACCTTCTTCAGTAAGTCTGACATGCAGATCCACTCCAAGTCGCACACAGAGGCCAAACCTCACAAGTGTCCTCACTGCGCCAAGTCATTCGCCAACTCCAGCTACCTGGCCCAGCACATCCGCATCCACAGCGGGGCCAAGCCCTACACCTGCTCCTACTGCCAGAAATCTTTCAGGCAGCTCAGTCATTTACAGCAGCACACACG GAACCACACTGAGTCAAAGCCCCACAAGTGTCCCCATTGTACCAAGTCGTTTGCCAATTCCAGCTACCTGGCCCAGCATATCCGCATCCACACGGGAGTGAAACCGTACACCTGCTCCTACTGCCAAAAGTGCTTCAGACAGCTCAGTCACCTTCAGCAGCACAACAG gATTCACACCGGAGACAGGCCATACAAGTGTGTCCATCCAGGCTGTGAGAAATCCTTCACGCAACTCTCAAACCTACAG TCCCACCGGCGTCAACACAACAAGGACAAGCCGTACAAGTGCTCCAACTGCAATAAAGGATACACAGACGCAGCAAGCCTGGAGGTGcacctgtccacacacacagtcaaacacgcCAAGCTCTACTCATGTGGTCTCTGCAACCGCACTTACACCTCG GAGACGTATCTGGTGaaacacatgcagaaacacaaccCAGATCAGCTGACGGCATCAGCGGTAGCGGCGGCGCAGCAGGCCCAACAGAACCAAAGCCAGGGCCAGGGTGGAGCTCAGAGCCGAGTAGACAGCGCAGACGGCGGGTCGGGTCGGCCCGGAGGAGCCGGGAACGGAGGACAGCAGGGACAGAGCCAGGGCAGCTACCCCCAGACAGAGAGCATCTCCTGTCCATTCGACCTGCACCAGTATAAGACAGTGTCTGCCAGTGACATCCAGTACAAACCAGTCAGCGTGGCTGACATAACGACCCACAAGGACCTTTGTCTCACTGTGGCAACATCCACCATTCAAGTGGAGCACCTCAACTCTTAG
- the znf384b gene encoding zinc finger protein 384b isoform X1, with product MMEDSHFNSSYFWSPVPTVQGQLENAMFLNKMKEQQDKNVSFAPSSASHYQTAVLTIPGTKPEGGGQPGGGGHLHPPHSTQNITVVPVPSTGIMTAAGLVITTPQGTLVSPTSSQSFVSGHPTTTMIVSALHAPNAEKKEGDGMSHVVVMPTPSKRGRKKKTTLPRVGPVGGHTLSAGNETLILAHLTASGQVMSLQHHVGDPYDLSNEDEDQGAKDGTKTYRCRMCAATFFSKSDMQIHSKSHTEAKPHKCPHCAKSFANSSYLAQHIRIHSGAKPYTCSYCQKSFRQLSHLQQHTRNHTESKPHKCPHCTKSFANSSYLAQHIRIHTGVKPYTCSYCQKCFRQLSHLQQHNRIHTGDRPYKCVHPGCEKSFTQLSNLQSHRRQHNKDKPYKCSNCNKGYTDAASLEVHLSTHTVKHAKLYSCGLCNRTYTSETYLVKHMQKHNPDQLTASAVAAAQQAQQNQSQGQGGAQSRVDSADGGSGRPGGAGNGGQQGQSQGSYPQTESISCPFDLHQYKTVSASDIQYKPVSVADITTHKDLCLTVATSTIQVEHLNS from the exons ATGATGGAAGACTCTCATTTCAATTCCTCGTATTTCTGGTCTCCTGTTCCCACTGTGCAAGGACAG CTTGAGAATGCCATGTTCCTGAACAAGATGAAAGAGCAACAGGACAAGAATGTGTCCTTCGCTCCTTCCTCCGCCTCGCACTACCAAACAGCTGTGCTCACCATCCCCGGTACCAAGCCGGAGGGGGGAGGGCAGCCTGGGGGCGGAGGACACCTGCACCCTCCACACAGCACCCAGAACATCACGGTGGTCCCCGTCCCCTCCACAGGCATCATGACAGCAG cGGGTCTGGTCATCACAACTCCTCAGGGTACACTAgtctctcccacctcctctcaGTCCTTTGTCTCTGGTCATCCAACAACAACCATGATTGTTTCAGCACTCCATGCTCCAAAtgcag aaaaaaaagaaggggaTGGGATGTCCCATGTGGTCGTCATGCCAACACCCTCcaaaagaggcagaaagaagAAGACGACACTGCCTAGGGTGGGTCCTGTGGGCGGACACACGCTTTCAGCAGGAAATGAAACCCTAATACTGGCTCACCTGACAGCCAGCGGCCAG GTCATGTCTTTGCAGCATCATGTTGGAGACCCATATGACCTATCAAATGAAGACGAAGACCAAGGAGCGAAAGATGGCACCAAGACGTACAG GTGCCGGATGTGTGCGGCGACCTTCTTCAGTAAGTCTGACATGCAGATCCACTCCAAGTCGCACACAGAGGCCAAACCTCACAAGTGTCCTCACTGCGCCAAGTCATTCGCCAACTCCAGCTACCTGGCCCAGCACATCCGCATCCACAGCGGGGCCAAGCCCTACACCTGCTCCTACTGCCAGAAATCTTTCAGGCAGCTCAGTCATTTACAGCAGCACACACG GAACCACACTGAGTCAAAGCCCCACAAGTGTCCCCATTGTACCAAGTCGTTTGCCAATTCCAGCTACCTGGCCCAGCATATCCGCATCCACACGGGAGTGAAACCGTACACCTGCTCCTACTGCCAAAAGTGCTTCAGACAGCTCAGTCACCTTCAGCAGCACAACAG gATTCACACCGGAGACAGGCCATACAAGTGTGTCCATCCAGGCTGTGAGAAATCCTTCACGCAACTCTCAAACCTACAG TCCCACCGGCGTCAACACAACAAGGACAAGCCGTACAAGTGCTCCAACTGCAATAAAGGATACACAGACGCAGCAAGCCTGGAGGTGcacctgtccacacacacagtcaaacacgcCAAGCTCTACTCATGTGGTCTCTGCAACCGCACTTACACCTCG GAGACGTATCTGGTGaaacacatgcagaaacacaaccCAGATCAGCTGACGGCATCAGCGGTAGCGGCGGCGCAGCAGGCCCAACAGAACCAAAGCCAGGGCCAGGGTGGAGCTCAGAGCCGAGTAGACAGCGCAGACGGCGGGTCGGGTCGGCCCGGAGGAGCCGGGAACGGAGGACAGCAGGGACAGAGCCAGGGCAGCTACCCCCAGACAGAGAGCATCTCCTGTCCATTCGACCTGCACCAGTATAAGACAGTGTCTGCCAGTGACATCCAGTACAAACCAGTCAGCGTGGCTGACATAACGACCCACAAGGACCTTTGTCTCACTGTGGCAACATCCACCATTCAAGTGGAGCACCTCAACTCTTAG
- the znf384b gene encoding zinc finger protein 384b isoform X3, whose protein sequence is MMEDSHFNSSYFWSPVPTVQGQLENAMFLNKMKEQQDKNVSFAPSSASHYQTAVLTIPGTKPEGGGQPGGGGHLHPPHSTQNITVVPVPSTGIMTAAGLVITTPQGTLVSPTSSQSFVSGHPTTTMIVSALHAPNAEKKEGDGMSHVVVMPTPSKRGRKKKTTLPRVGPVGGHTLSAGNETLILAHLTASGQVMSLQHHVGDPYDLSNEDEDQGAKDGTKTYRNHTESKPHKCPHCTKSFANSSYLAQHIRIHTGVKPYTCSYCQKCFRQLSHLQQHNRIHTGDRPYKCVHPGCEKSFTQLSNLQSHRRQHNKDKPYKCSNCNKGYTDAASLEVHLSTHTVKHAKLYSCGLCNRTYTSETYLVKHMQKHNPDQLTASAVAAAQQAQQNQSQGQGGAQSRVDSADGGSGRPGGAGNGGQQGQSQGSYPQTESISCPFDLHQYKTVSASDIQYKPVSVADITTHKDLCLTVATSTIQVEHLNS, encoded by the exons ATGATGGAAGACTCTCATTTCAATTCCTCGTATTTCTGGTCTCCTGTTCCCACTGTGCAAGGACAG CTTGAGAATGCCATGTTCCTGAACAAGATGAAAGAGCAACAGGACAAGAATGTGTCCTTCGCTCCTTCCTCCGCCTCGCACTACCAAACAGCTGTGCTCACCATCCCCGGTACCAAGCCGGAGGGGGGAGGGCAGCCTGGGGGCGGAGGACACCTGCACCCTCCACACAGCACCCAGAACATCACGGTGGTCCCCGTCCCCTCCACAGGCATCATGACAGCAG cGGGTCTGGTCATCACAACTCCTCAGGGTACACTAgtctctcccacctcctctcaGTCCTTTGTCTCTGGTCATCCAACAACAACCATGATTGTTTCAGCACTCCATGCTCCAAAtgcag aaaaaaaagaaggggaTGGGATGTCCCATGTGGTCGTCATGCCAACACCCTCcaaaagaggcagaaagaagAAGACGACACTGCCTAGGGTGGGTCCTGTGGGCGGACACACGCTTTCAGCAGGAAATGAAACCCTAATACTGGCTCACCTGACAGCCAGCGGCCAG GTCATGTCTTTGCAGCATCATGTTGGAGACCCATATGACCTATCAAATGAAGACGAAGACCAAGGAGCGAAAGATGGCACCAAGACGTACAG GAACCACACTGAGTCAAAGCCCCACAAGTGTCCCCATTGTACCAAGTCGTTTGCCAATTCCAGCTACCTGGCCCAGCATATCCGCATCCACACGGGAGTGAAACCGTACACCTGCTCCTACTGCCAAAAGTGCTTCAGACAGCTCAGTCACCTTCAGCAGCACAACAG gATTCACACCGGAGACAGGCCATACAAGTGTGTCCATCCAGGCTGTGAGAAATCCTTCACGCAACTCTCAAACCTACAG TCCCACCGGCGTCAACACAACAAGGACAAGCCGTACAAGTGCTCCAACTGCAATAAAGGATACACAGACGCAGCAAGCCTGGAGGTGcacctgtccacacacacagtcaaacacgcCAAGCTCTACTCATGTGGTCTCTGCAACCGCACTTACACCTCG GAGACGTATCTGGTGaaacacatgcagaaacacaaccCAGATCAGCTGACGGCATCAGCGGTAGCGGCGGCGCAGCAGGCCCAACAGAACCAAAGCCAGGGCCAGGGTGGAGCTCAGAGCCGAGTAGACAGCGCAGACGGCGGGTCGGGTCGGCCCGGAGGAGCCGGGAACGGAGGACAGCAGGGACAGAGCCAGGGCAGCTACCCCCAGACAGAGAGCATCTCCTGTCCATTCGACCTGCACCAGTATAAGACAGTGTCTGCCAGTGACATCCAGTACAAACCAGTCAGCGTGGCTGACATAACGACCCACAAGGACCTTTGTCTCACTGTGGCAACATCCACCATTCAAGTGGAGCACCTCAACTCTTAG